Genomic segment of Streptomyces zhihengii:
CAGGACGCCTCCATCCGCGCCTTCCGTGACGACGTCGTCGCCGCGATCGGCTCGCAGAACCTGGTCGACGTGCGGTCGCCCGACGAGTTCAGCGGCAAGCTGCTCGCCCCGGCGCACCTGCCGCAGGAGCAGTCGCAGCGCCCGGGCCACGTGCCCAGCGCCCGCAACATCCCGTGGTCGAAGAACGCCAACGACGACGGCACGTTCAAGTCGGACGAGGAGCTCAAGGCCCTCTACGAGGACGAGCAGGTCGACCTGTCCAAGGACACCATCGCGTACTGCCGCATCGGTGAGCGCTCCGCGCTCACCTGGTTCGTGCTGCACGAGCTGCTCGGCCAGGAGAACGTCAAGAACTACGACGGTTCGTGGACCGAGTACGGCTCCCTCGTCGGCGTGCCGATCGAGCTCGGCGCCAACAAGTAACCCCCTCCCCCCGACCTTTCTGGAGAGCAGCATGTGTGGAGCGAAGGCCGGCGGCCCCGACGCCTCGACGATCAAGCCCGGTGAGACCACCATCCAGGGCCAGGTGACCAAGGACGGCGAGCCCGTCGTCGGTTACGTCCGACTCCTGGACTCGACCGGTGAGTTCACCGCCGAGGTCCCGACCTCGGCCACCGGGCAGTTCCGGTTCTACGCGGCCGAG
This window contains:
- a CDS encoding sulfurtransferase; the protein is MSRSDVLVDADWVEAHLEDPKVVIVEVDEDTSAYDKNHITNAIRIDWTKDLQDPVRRDFIDQEGFEKLLSAKGIANDSTVVLYGGNNNWFASYAFWYFKLYGHGDVRLLDGGRKKWELDSRDLVAEVPVREATEYKAKPQDASIRAFRDDVVAAIGSQNLVDVRSPDEFSGKLLAPAHLPQEQSQRPGHVPSARNIPWSKNANDDGTFKSDEELKALYEDEQVDLSKDTIAYCRIGERSALTWFVLHELLGQENVKNYDGSWTEYGSLVGVPIELGANK
- a CDS encoding DUF1416 domain-containing protein; translated protein: MCGAKAGGPDASTIKPGETTIQGQVTKDGEPVVGYVRLLDSTGEFTAEVPTSATGQFRFYAAEGTWTVRALVPGATADRTVVAQTGGLAEVAIAV